The following are from one region of the Isoalcanivorax indicus genome:
- a CDS encoding succinylglutamate desuccinylase/aspartoacylase domain-containing protein — protein MTDPLVLHRLDPARPPPASLEAWLEALPGPAMLQVPGADRSRSRALVTLLHGNEPSGLRGLHTWWRAGLATPATDLLVIIASVEAARTPPRFSHRHLPGERDLNRCFRAPWQDAPGRLAQAIMAELVALGPEAVLDLHNTSGRSPPFAVSVLDDARHRAFASLFCDHLIVTDLRLGALMDAAEHLFPTLTVECGGSGDPQADAHAAQVIHRYAASDNLFGALPASDTLKVFHNPVRVELAQGARLSFDPADQADVTLAADITRHNFDLCRPGDTLAALGTSGLAALVARDHRGRPVLGELFTSHDGALTPRQPLHLFMATGRADIAASDCLFYVAPVSDNKTS, from the coding sequence ATGACTGACCCGCTGGTACTGCATCGGCTGGACCCCGCCCGCCCCCCGCCGGCCTCCCTGGAGGCCTGGCTGGAGGCACTGCCGGGACCGGCCATGCTGCAGGTGCCGGGCGCTGACCGCAGTCGGTCGCGGGCGCTGGTGACACTGCTGCACGGCAACGAGCCCTCGGGCCTAAGGGGGCTGCATACCTGGTGGCGCGCAGGACTGGCAACACCGGCCACAGACCTGCTGGTGATCATTGCCAGTGTCGAGGCAGCGCGCACCCCGCCGCGTTTCAGTCACCGGCATCTGCCCGGCGAGCGGGATCTGAACCGCTGTTTCCGGGCGCCCTGGCAGGATGCCCCGGGCCGCCTGGCCCAGGCGATCATGGCGGAACTGGTGGCGCTGGGGCCGGAGGCGGTGCTGGATCTGCATAACACCTCAGGCCGCAGTCCGCCATTTGCCGTTTCCGTGCTCGATGACGCCCGTCATCGCGCCTTTGCCAGCCTGTTCTGCGACCATCTGATCGTGACTGATTTACGCCTGGGCGCACTGATGGACGCCGCCGAGCACCTGTTTCCGACCCTGACCGTGGAGTGCGGCGGCAGCGGTGACCCGCAGGCGGATGCCCATGCAGCCCAGGTCATCCATCGCTATGCGGCCAGCGACAACCTGTTTGGCGCCCTCCCCGCCTCCGACACGCTCAAGGTGTTCCATAATCCCGTGCGGGTCGAGCTGGCCCAGGGCGCACGGCTGAGTTTTGATCCGGCCGACCAGGCCGATGTCACCCTGGCGGCCGATATTACCCGGCACAACTTCGACCTGTGCCGCCCCGGCGACACGCTGGCGGCACTGGGAACCAGCGGCCTGGCCGCCCTGGTGGCCCGTGACCACCGGGGGCGCCCGGTGCTCGGCGAACTCTTCACCAGCCACGATGGCGCCCTGACGCCGCGCCAGCCCCTGCATCTGTTCATGGCCACCGGGAGGGCGGACATCGCAGCCAGCGATTGTCTGTTTTACGTCGCGCCCGTGTCCGACAATAAGACCAGTTAA
- a CDS encoding SIMPL domain-containing protein yields the protein MAPRRLHLPLLRLPLLPLLLLASASLIVGCGGHTTERDTVEVAGYGEIKTTPDRFRVRAVSSRSGDDIPGMKQEVDSEIRAALSLAEALGLPERQVRATGITIQPEWQWQPERKLIGHRVARDIELAVDGIEAYADLLEGLTQLGFTELHQASAELADPQAHEREVLQKAVANARDKAETLAQAAGRELGEAVIIREQSGHQGPQPMLAMARESADTSSAYSAGEITLTRQVQVRFELK from the coding sequence ATGGCGCCACGTCGCCTGCATTTGCCGCTACTGCGCTTGCCCCTCCTGCCCCTGCTGCTGCTGGCCAGCGCGAGTCTGATCGTGGGCTGCGGCGGCCACACCACCGAACGGGATACTGTCGAAGTCGCTGGATACGGGGAAATCAAGACCACGCCGGATCGCTTCCGCGTGCGCGCTGTATCAAGCCGGTCCGGGGATGATATTCCGGGCATGAAGCAGGAGGTGGACAGTGAAATCCGCGCCGCGCTGAGCCTGGCCGAGGCGTTGGGTCTGCCGGAGCGTCAAGTGCGTGCCACCGGCATCACCATCCAGCCAGAATGGCAGTGGCAGCCGGAGCGCAAACTGATCGGGCATCGTGTCGCCCGGGATATCGAGTTGGCCGTGGACGGGATTGAGGCCTATGCCGATCTGCTCGAAGGCCTGACCCAACTGGGCTTTACTGAATTGCACCAGGCCAGCGCCGAGTTGGCTGACCCGCAGGCCCATGAGCGTGAGGTCTTGCAGAAGGCGGTAGCCAATGCCCGCGACAAGGCCGAAACCCTGGCGCAAGCCGCGGGTCGCGAACTGGGTGAAGCCGTCATCATTCGTGAGCAGAGTGGCCACCAGGGCCCTCAGCCGATGCTGGCCATGGCGCGCGAAAGCGCGGACACCAGCAGCGCCTACAGTGCGGGGGAAATCACGCTGACCCGTCAGGTGCAGGTGCGTTTCGAACTGAAGTAA
- the apbC gene encoding iron-sulfur cluster carrier protein ApbC: MSNPDYAIRQALAQVVPDALGCDLVSAGVIRQLEVSDDTVTLAVQFGFSLAALEHTYRHLITAAVSPLLDGRTLALTLEGRIQTHRAQNQMSSLPGVRNVIAVASGKGGVGKSTTAVNLALALASEGARVGMLDADVFGPSLPLMLGLPAGTRPGVREQKYFIPPRAHGIQVMSMGFLVTEDTPVVWRGPKASGALQQLIGQTDWDDLDYLIVDLPPGTGDIQLTLAQRVPVTGAVIVTTPQDVALLDARKGIEMFRKVGISVLGVVENMAVHLCSQCGHADHVFGEGGGARLAEQYQTTLLGSLPLLAGIRAQADSGTPWVAARPDSPEAALYINAARRLAGRLSLQGRGQQAIVRMAMQTTH, translated from the coding sequence ATGAGCAATCCGGATTACGCTATCAGACAGGCATTGGCGCAGGTAGTGCCCGATGCGCTTGGTTGTGACCTCGTCAGCGCCGGTGTCATCCGTCAGCTTGAGGTGAGCGATGACACGGTCACGCTGGCCGTACAGTTCGGTTTCTCCCTGGCAGCGCTGGAGCATACCTACCGCCACCTGATCACGGCGGCCGTCAGCCCGTTGCTTGACGGTCGCACACTGGCCCTGACACTGGAAGGGCGCATCCAGACCCATCGGGCCCAGAACCAGATGTCGTCCTTGCCGGGCGTGCGCAATGTCATCGCCGTGGCGTCGGGCAAGGGCGGCGTCGGCAAATCCACCACCGCGGTCAATCTGGCCCTGGCGCTGGCGAGCGAGGGTGCCCGCGTGGGCATGCTCGACGCCGATGTGTTCGGCCCCAGCCTGCCTTTGATGCTGGGTCTGCCTGCGGGCACCCGTCCTGGCGTGCGCGAGCAGAAGTATTTCATTCCCCCACGTGCCCACGGTATCCAGGTGATGTCCATGGGCTTCCTGGTCACGGAAGACACCCCGGTGGTCTGGCGTGGCCCCAAGGCCAGCGGTGCGTTGCAGCAGCTGATCGGCCAGACCGACTGGGATGATCTGGACTACCTGATTGTCGATCTGCCCCCCGGCACGGGGGATATCCAGCTGACGCTGGCGCAACGCGTGCCGGTCACTGGCGCGGTGATCGTGACCACGCCGCAGGATGTGGCCTTGCTGGATGCGCGCAAGGGCATCGAGATGTTCCGCAAGGTGGGCATCAGTGTGCTGGGCGTGGTCGAAAACATGGCCGTCCACCTCTGCAGCCAGTGCGGGCACGCCGATCATGTCTTTGGCGAGGGTGGCGGCGCCCGTCTGGCAGAACAGTACCAGACGACCTTGCTGGGCAGCCTGCCGTTACTGGCGGGCATCCGCGCGCAGGCCGACAGCGGCACCCCCTGGGTCGCCGCCCGGCCCGACAGCCCGGAGGCGGCGCTCTATATCAATGCGGCCCGACGGCTGGCGGGGCGCTTGTCTCTTCAGGGGCGCGGGCAACAGGCCATAGTGCGTATGGCGATGCAGACTACTCACTGA
- the dcd gene encoding dCTP deaminase, protein MSIKSDRWIRRMAEEQGMIEPFAPELIRQNSEGGKIISYGTSSYGYDVRCADEFKVFTNIHSATVDPKNFDEKSFVDVRGDYCIIPPNSFALARTVEYFRIPRSVLTICLGKSTYARCGIIVNVTPLEPEWEGHVTLEFSNTTTLPAKIYANEGVAQMLFLESDEVCETSYKDRGGKYMGQRGVTLPRA, encoded by the coding sequence ATGAGCATCAAGTCAGACCGCTGGATTCGCCGCATGGCCGAAGAGCAGGGCATGATCGAGCCGTTTGCGCCGGAGCTGATCCGGCAGAACAGCGAAGGCGGCAAGATCATTTCCTATGGCACGTCCAGCTATGGTTACGACGTGCGCTGCGCCGATGAATTCAAGGTGTTCACCAATATTCATTCGGCCACGGTCGACCCCAAGAACTTCGACGAAAAGAGTTTTGTCGACGTGCGCGGTGACTACTGCATTATTCCGCCCAACTCCTTCGCCCTGGCCCGCACCGTCGAATACTTCCGTATTCCGCGCAGTGTTCTGACCATCTGCCTGGGCAAGTCCACCTATGCCCGTTGCGGCATCATCGTCAATGTGACGCCGCTGGAACCGGAATGGGAAGGGCATGTGACGCTGGAGTTTTCCAATACCACCACCCTGCCCGCCAAGATCTACGCCAACGAAGGTGTGGCGCAGATGCTGTTCCTGGAATCCGATGAAGTGTGCGAGACCTCTTACAAGGATCGCGGCGGCAAGTACATGGGCCAGCGCGGCGTGACCCTGCCGCGCGCCTGA
- a CDS encoding DUF3108 domain-containing protein, with protein MRMFLSGGSGYAWSGLALLALAAVIPAAAQDLPQADPAGTRTLQPFRAEYRVSVSRIPTPIRAELVLEAGDTEGVYRMQMSVDSRLMQNTELSIFRWQDCQPYTQHYMHHFRGFRRERDHFMDFVWDDGTPRVINASSSNGEEEISEYDIEPGTVDELTMLLTAPCLMSDEQTEYSVTTAYGTRVRQHHIQVVGHETLRTPLGELETVRIEKRRDADSSRYTVFWLAPSMDYMLIRGRHVESRGLYGELRLTDYEGPFRSAAE; from the coding sequence ATGCGCATGTTCCTGTCTGGCGGGTCGGGCTACGCCTGGTCCGGCCTCGCCCTGCTCGCCCTCGCTGCGGTGATCCCCGCAGCAGCGCAAGACCTCCCGCAGGCAGACCCTGCCGGTACACGCACCCTGCAACCCTTCCGCGCGGAATACCGGGTCAGCGTCAGCCGCATCCCCACCCCCATCCGCGCCGAACTGGTGCTGGAGGCCGGGGATACCGAGGGCGTCTATCGCATGCAGATGAGCGTTGACTCACGGCTGATGCAGAACACCGAACTCAGCATCTTCCGGTGGCAGGATTGCCAGCCGTACACCCAGCACTACATGCATCACTTCCGCGGCTTTCGTCGCGAGCGCGACCATTTCATGGATTTCGTCTGGGACGACGGGACACCGCGCGTGATCAACGCCAGCTCCAGCAATGGCGAGGAAGAAATCTCCGAATACGACATCGAACCGGGCACCGTGGATGAACTCACCATGCTGCTCACCGCGCCCTGCCTGATGAGCGATGAACAAACCGAGTATTCTGTCACCACCGCCTACGGCACACGGGTACGCCAGCATCATATCCAGGTGGTGGGGCACGAAACCCTGCGCACCCCGCTGGGTGAGCTGGAGACCGTACGCATCGAAAAGCGTCGCGATGCCGACAGCAGCCGCTACACGGTTTTCTGGCTGGCGCCGAGCATGGACTACATGCTGATTCGCGGTCGCCATGTAGAAAGCCGTGGCCTGTATGGCGAGTTGCGACTGACCGACTATGAGGGGCCTTTCCGCAGCGCCGCCGAATAG
- a CDS encoding DUF3108 domain-containing protein: MGKHFLNRVTSGITLISLTGLLALSANADTDKAPPVIQPFSMTYGLSGSGVPFSIAAERTLERRNDGSWKMEIRARNWLGSIRETTFFTWQDCVPQSTAYEYRRRGLGRTREARLELDRDAGTALARRDGADDRTYEIGDHTTDILSQTLGLQCALMRGQRDNISLDVASERRREDMVYQVIGEESVRVPAGRFNTLKVERVRDDDSDRQTLLWFAPELGYALIRMVQDEGDGQYELVLRNP, from the coding sequence ATGGGCAAACACTTCCTGAACAGGGTTACCAGTGGCATCACCCTGATCTCGCTGACCGGCCTGCTGGCACTCAGCGCCAACGCTGACACCGACAAGGCACCCCCCGTGATCCAGCCGTTCAGCATGACTTACGGCCTGAGCGGTTCCGGTGTTCCCTTCTCGATTGCCGCCGAACGCACCCTTGAACGTCGCAACGACGGCAGCTGGAAAATGGAAATCCGCGCCCGTAACTGGCTCGGCTCCATCCGCGAAACCACGTTCTTCACCTGGCAAGACTGCGTGCCGCAAAGCACCGCGTATGAATACCGCCGCCGCGGTCTGGGCCGCACCCGCGAGGCCCGTCTGGAACTGGACCGCGACGCTGGCACCGCCCTGGCCCGGCGCGACGGCGCCGACGACCGCACCTACGAGATCGGCGACCACACCACCGACATCCTGTCGCAGACCCTGGGCCTGCAATGCGCCCTGATGCGCGGCCAACGCGACAACATCAGCCTCGACGTGGCCAGCGAACGCCGCCGCGAGGACATGGTGTATCAGGTTATCGGCGAAGAAAGCGTGCGCGTCCCTGCAGGCCGCTTCAATACACTCAAAGTGGAACGCGTGCGTGACGATGACAGTGATCGCCAGACCCTGCTATGGTTCGCCCCGGAGCTCGGCTACGCCCTGATCCGCATGGTGCAGGACGAGGGCGACGGGCAATACGAACTGGTGCTTCGCAACCCATAG
- the purN gene encoding phosphoribosylglycinamide formyltransferase, which yields MTHRLAVLISGSGTNLQALIDAIQAGTLPAQIVCVLSNRPDAGGLARAREHGLATLEINHRDYASREAFDQSMIDALDPFAPETLVLAGFMRILTTTFVQHYAGRLLNIHPSLLPRYPGLNTHQRALDAGDTEHGCSIHFVTDELDGGPLVAQARVPVHANDTPATLSKRVQASEHLLYPQVLAWRADGRLRLTDHGVELDGQTLPEQGYQWHHPDLADRPAGTQRQR from the coding sequence GTGACACACCGTCTTGCCGTGCTGATCAGTGGCAGCGGCACCAATCTCCAGGCGCTGATCGACGCCATCCAGGCCGGCACCCTGCCGGCGCAGATCGTCTGCGTTCTCAGCAATCGTCCGGATGCCGGTGGCCTGGCGCGTGCCCGCGAACACGGCCTGGCGACCCTGGAGATCAACCACCGCGACTACGCCAGCCGCGAGGCCTTCGATCAGTCCATGATCGACGCCCTGGACCCCTTTGCCCCCGAGACGCTGGTGCTGGCTGGCTTCATGCGTATCCTGACAACGACCTTCGTGCAACACTACGCCGGACGCCTGCTTAACATTCACCCGTCCCTGCTGCCGCGCTACCCGGGCCTGAACACACATCAACGCGCACTGGACGCCGGCGACACGGAGCATGGCTGCTCGATCCACTTCGTCACTGACGAACTGGACGGCGGCCCGCTCGTTGCCCAGGCACGGGTACCGGTGCACGCGAACGATACACCCGCCACCCTGTCAAAGCGGGTACAGGCCAGCGAACACCTGCTCTATCCGCAGGTGCTCGCCTGGCGCGCCGATGGCCGCTTGCGGCTGACTGACCACGGAGTGGAACTGGATGGGCAAACACTTCCTGAACAGGGTTACCAGTGGCATCACCCTGATCTCGCTGACCGGCCTGCTGGCACTCAGCGCCAACGCTGA
- the purM gene encoding phosphoribosylformylglycinamidine cyclo-ligase, with protein MTEKKPLSYRDAGVDIDAGNALVKKIGPIAKRTRRPEVLGGLGGFGALCALPAGYREPVLVAGTDGVGTKLRLAMQHDRHDTVGIDLVAMCVNDLIVGGAEPLMFLDYYATGKLDVETATRVVSGIGAGCELAGCALVGGETAEMPGMYEGEDYDLAGFCVGVVERDSILDGSKVRAGDKLIALGASGPHSNGYSLIRRILEQADYDQDTRVGGVHLIDALMAPTRIYVKSLLKLLGQGDVHALAHITGGGLPENLPRVLPEGTRARIDSGSWTWPPVFQWLQEQGQVETAEMYRTFNCGVGMVIVVPDGSVDQTLALMTSCGEDAWLLGDIVSHDGDPDVVIEGSKA; from the coding sequence ATGACTGAAAAAAAACCCCTCAGCTACCGTGACGCAGGTGTCGATATCGACGCCGGCAATGCTCTGGTCAAGAAAATCGGACCGATCGCCAAGCGCACCCGGCGTCCGGAAGTGCTCGGCGGGCTGGGCGGTTTCGGCGCCCTGTGTGCCCTGCCGGCCGGTTACCGCGAACCGGTTCTGGTGGCCGGTACTGACGGCGTCGGCACCAAGCTGCGCCTGGCCATGCAGCACGACCGCCACGACACCGTGGGCATCGACCTGGTGGCCATGTGCGTCAACGATCTGATTGTCGGCGGCGCCGAGCCGCTGATGTTCCTGGACTACTACGCCACCGGCAAACTGGATGTCGAGACCGCCACCCGCGTGGTCAGCGGTATCGGTGCAGGCTGCGAGCTGGCCGGCTGCGCTCTGGTGGGCGGCGAAACGGCAGAAATGCCGGGCATGTATGAAGGCGAAGACTACGACCTGGCCGGTTTCTGCGTCGGCGTGGTGGAACGCGACAGCATTCTTGACGGCAGCAAGGTCCGCGCTGGCGACAAACTGATCGCCCTGGGCGCCAGCGGCCCCCATTCGAACGGCTACTCCCTGATCCGCCGCATTCTCGAGCAGGCCGACTATGACCAGGATACCCGCGTTGGCGGCGTCCACCTGATCGACGCCCTGATGGCACCCACCCGCATCTATGTGAAATCCCTGCTCAAGCTGCTGGGCCAGGGCGATGTCCATGCACTCGCCCATATCACCGGCGGCGGCCTGCCCGAAAACCTGCCGCGCGTCCTGCCCGAGGGGACCCGCGCCCGCATCGACAGCGGCAGCTGGACCTGGCCACCGGTATTCCAGTGGCTGCAGGAACAGGGCCAGGTCGAGACCGCCGAAATGTACCGCACCTTCAACTGCGGCGTGGGGATGGTCATCGTGGTGCCCGACGGCAGCGTCGACCAGACCCTGGCCCTGATGACCTCCTGCGGCGAAGACGCCTGGCTGCTGGGTGACATCGTCAGCCACGACGGCGACCCGGATGTGGTGATCGAGGGCAGCAAGGCGTGA
- a CDS encoding DUF2066 domain-containing protein codes for MTHTVFLPSASFFSPRMSLRRQPVWLVLLGCLLLAMGTPATAQTVNLNTVQVPVADRSAGARNEALREALTVMLVRISGQTAVSDLPGGAGLLERPASWVEQFSYSGRDGDLTLEARFDVRGISEQLARAGAPVWGRSRPQVLVWAAPDRGDIVSAQSDSDFARGLRERAAWRGLPLQWPAMDSEDHARISAADIRGRFDRQIQNASQRYQAPLVVSVVYYTSGRPGARWRLLQEGNTLRSGEVGGDGDAALGAALADAVSDYLAEVYAVRGGAEASALTVRIEGIERLETWHTVQQFVGQQAGVRAVRLAKLDGDAMNLQVDFSGDTAQLERLLQLHRHLGACREAPTLLPEPGAVSDVLRLCWQGAS; via the coding sequence ATGACGCACACTGTTTTCCTGCCAAGCGCCTCCTTTTTTTCCCCGCGCATGTCTCTGCGCCGCCAGCCGGTGTGGCTGGTCCTGCTGGGCTGTCTGCTGCTGGCCATGGGGACTCCCGCGACCGCCCAGACCGTGAACCTCAACACCGTGCAGGTGCCGGTGGCCGACCGCAGCGCCGGGGCGCGCAACGAGGCGCTGCGTGAGGCGCTGACCGTGATGCTGGTGCGTATCAGCGGGCAGACGGCGGTGTCCGACCTGCCGGGGGGCGCCGGATTGCTGGAGCGTCCGGCCAGTTGGGTGGAGCAGTTCAGCTACAGCGGTCGTGACGGTGATCTGACCCTGGAAGCACGGTTTGATGTGCGCGGTATCAGTGAACAACTGGCGCGGGCCGGAGCGCCGGTGTGGGGCCGTTCTCGTCCCCAGGTGCTGGTGTGGGCGGCGCCGGATCGGGGTGACATCGTTTCGGCGCAGAGCGACAGCGATTTTGCCCGTGGGTTGCGCGAGCGCGCCGCCTGGCGTGGGCTGCCGTTGCAGTGGCCGGCGATGGACAGTGAAGATCATGCCCGCATCAGCGCGGCGGATATCCGTGGTCGTTTCGACCGTCAGATCCAGAACGCGTCGCAGCGTTATCAGGCACCGCTGGTGGTGTCCGTGGTGTACTACACCAGTGGCCGCCCCGGCGCCCGCTGGCGGCTGTTGCAGGAAGGCAACACCCTGCGCAGTGGCGAAGTCGGCGGTGACGGCGATGCGGCCCTGGGTGCGGCGTTGGCGGACGCCGTCAGTGATTACCTGGCGGAGGTCTATGCCGTGCGGGGCGGGGCGGAGGCCAGCGCCCTGACGGTGCGTATCGAAGGCATCGAGCGTCTCGAGACCTGGCATACCGTGCAGCAGTTTGTGGGCCAGCAGGCGGGAGTACGGGCGGTGCGTCTGGCCAAGCTGGACGGCGACGCCATGAACCTGCAGGTGGATTTTTCCGGCGATACGGCCCAGCTGGAGCGTCTGCTGCAGCTGCACCGCCATCTGGGCGCTTGCCGTGAGGCGCCGACCCTGTTGCCTGAGCCCGGTGCGGTGAGTGATGTGCTGCGCCTGTGCTGGCAGGGTGCGAGCTGA